In Thermocrinis minervae, a single genomic region encodes these proteins:
- the plsY gene encoding glycerol-3-phosphate 1-O-acyltransferase PlsY — protein sequence MDSVLLIVFSYLLGSILFGEHIAKLKGVDIRSVGSGNVGATNVGRVLGRKYAVLVFLLDAFKGFFPILLSRLYFGLDSWTTFFVGLACVLGHMYPIFHDFRGGKGVATASGVLLGVSPLTFLLSMIFWTLLVKLKGYVSLASMGSSLFATLLLLLQGYDYRVVFMSLFITMLIVYRHKDNIKRLLEGTEHRVRL from the coding sequence ATGGACAGCGTACTTTTGATAGTCTTCTCTTACCTTCTTGGTTCTATCCTCTTTGGTGAGCACATAGCTAAGTTAAAGGGTGTGGACATAAGGTCCGTGGGCAGCGGAAACGTAGGTGCCACAAACGTGGGCAGAGTCCTAGGCAGGAAATATGCTGTTCTAGTCTTTCTCCTGGATGCCTTCAAAGGATTTTTCCCCATCCTGTTATCAAGGCTTTACTTTGGGCTGGATAGCTGGACTACCTTTTTCGTAGGCCTCGCATGCGTGCTAGGTCACATGTACCCAATCTTTCATGATTTTAGAGGCGGTAAGGGTGTGGCGACGGCTTCGGGAGTACTGCTCGGAGTTTCACCCCTTACTTTTCTGCTTTCTATGATATTTTGGACTCTTTTAGTTAAGCTAAAGGGTTATGTTTCTTTAGCTTCCATGGGAAGCTCCTTATTTGCTACACTTCTCCTCCTGCTTCAGGGTTATGACTACAGGGTGGTTTTTATGTCCCTCTTTATAACAATGCTTATTGTATACAGACACAAGGACAACATAAAAAGGCTGCTAGAAGGGACAGAACACAGGGTAAGGCTATAG
- a CDS encoding SulP family inorganic anion transporter has translation MEIRFDPLPIRHWLKDYNASKLRDDLIAGLTVAAVLVPQSMAYALLARMPAIHGLYASFLAVAVAAIFGSSRFLATGPVAMTALLSASVLYGIAEPGSEKWIHLMALLAFLVGIIRLSIGLFRLGSIVDLISPAVITGFVSAGAIVIALSQLEHLLGFRTAKSTIVVEVLLDILKKIHLTNPYTLLVGFISFLIIYVSRRIHPLIPGALIAVFSTSFLAYFYNLHEKGVALVGDVPQGIPSFYLPVNGLEEISTVFVGALVVAFFGLMEAVAIAKRLANQVGDKWDVNQELIGQGLANIVSAFFKGFPIGGSFSRSALNFQLGAKTPMASVFTSIAVGLTLLFIAPYFKYLPKATLAVIVMMAVINLIRPWEIYRLYKVNKEDGIVAAVTFVGVLVLELWIALLLGIILALGIFVYKTMYPRIVILTRNPASNTFVNAQRENLPECPQILYVRPNMSIYFGNAEYVGEYIVNLVKKRKESTPLKYVLVDMEAVNYMDASGAQNFMKMVDEIQKLGVKVSLANIGCDIYPLMERLNIDKLVDANLIFDSKGQSIGELFSRLDHEYCAKECPYVVFRECLTVKQPVKL, from the coding sequence ATGGAAATAAGGTTTGATCCTCTTCCCATCAGACATTGGCTTAAGGACTACAATGCATCAAAGCTCAGAGATGATCTTATAGCAGGTCTTACGGTAGCAGCTGTTTTAGTACCCCAATCTATGGCCTATGCACTCCTCGCAAGGATGCCAGCCATACATGGTCTCTACGCCTCCTTCCTAGCTGTGGCCGTGGCTGCAATCTTTGGCAGCTCTAGGTTCCTGGCCACAGGTCCAGTAGCAATGACAGCTCTCCTTTCTGCCTCTGTACTGTACGGAATAGCAGAGCCCGGAAGTGAGAAGTGGATACACCTGATGGCCTTGCTAGCCTTCCTGGTTGGGATAATACGCCTTTCCATAGGTCTCTTTAGACTCGGTTCTATAGTAGACCTAATATCTCCGGCCGTCATAACAGGCTTTGTGAGCGCAGGTGCCATAGTCATAGCCTTAAGCCAGTTGGAACACCTCCTGGGTTTTAGGACAGCAAAGAGCACTATAGTTGTGGAAGTTCTACTTGACATCCTAAAAAAGATTCACCTAACAAATCCTTATACCCTCCTAGTGGGTTTTATTTCCTTTTTGATCATCTATGTGTCAAGACGTATACATCCGCTCATACCTGGAGCTCTTATAGCTGTGTTTTCAACAAGCTTTCTAGCTTACTTTTACAACCTACACGAGAAAGGCGTTGCCCTTGTGGGTGATGTACCCCAAGGTATACCCTCTTTCTACTTGCCGGTAAATGGCCTTGAAGAGATATCCACGGTCTTCGTGGGTGCCTTGGTGGTTGCCTTCTTTGGTCTTATGGAAGCTGTAGCCATAGCAAAAAGGCTCGCAAACCAAGTGGGAGATAAGTGGGACGTAAACCAGGAGCTTATAGGTCAGGGACTTGCCAACATAGTGAGTGCCTTCTTCAAGGGTTTTCCTATAGGTGGTTCCTTCTCAAGGTCTGCCCTCAACTTTCAACTGGGTGCAAAAACACCTATGGCAAGTGTCTTCACCTCTATCGCAGTAGGTCTTACACTCCTCTTCATAGCGCCGTACTTTAAGTACCTACCAAAGGCAACCCTTGCCGTGATAGTAATGATGGCTGTGATAAATCTTATAAGGCCTTGGGAGATATACAGGCTCTACAAGGTAAACAAGGAAGATGGTATAGTAGCCGCCGTTACCTTTGTAGGTGTGCTAGTCTTAGAGCTATGGATTGCCCTACTGTTAGGTATCATCTTGGCATTAGGTATATTCGTCTACAAAACCATGTACCCAAGGATAGTAATCCTCACAAGGAACCCAGCTTCAAACACCTTTGTGAACGCGCAGAGAGAAAACCTCCCAGAGTGTCCACAGATCCTCTATGTAAGACCTAACATGTCCATATACTTTGGAAATGCCGAGTACGTGGGTGAGTACATCGTGAATCTTGTAAAGAAAAGAAAGGAGAGCACACCACTAAAGTACGTCCTTGTAGACATGGAAGCTGTAAACTACATGGATGCATCGGGAGCACAGAACTTCATGAAGATGGTGGATGAGATCCAAAAGCTTGGAGTAAAAGTATCTCTTGCCAACATAGGATGCGACATTTATCCCCTGATGGAGAGGTTAAATATAGATAAACTTGTTGATGCGAATCTTATCTTTGACTCAAAGGGACAGTCCATAGGAGAGCTTTTCAGTAGGCTAGACCACGAATATTGTGCAAAGGAATGTCCTTACGTAGTCTTTAGAGAGTGCCTCACCGTAAAACAGCCTGTGAAACTATAG
- the rdgB gene encoding RdgB/HAM1 family non-canonical purine NTP pyrophosphatase, giving the protein MKILVATSNRKKLRELMDILSPYGFELELPEETLEVEETGTTFLENAYLKARAYYQRYRLPTLAEDSGLVVPSLGGYPGIYSSRFHSIDFGGVEHGKDPDRANIKKLLRLMENVEDRRAYYYACVVLYIGDGGVFAEGRCEGAISREEKGSYGFGYDPVFIPEGYNKTMAELPPEEKNRISHRRRALTRLLEVLRWK; this is encoded by the coding sequence ATGAAGATTCTGGTAGCTACTTCTAACAGAAAGAAGTTGAGGGAGCTTATGGATATACTAAGCCCTTATGGCTTTGAGCTTGAGCTGCCAGAGGAGACCTTAGAGGTTGAAGAGACAGGGACAACCTTTTTAGAGAACGCATACCTAAAGGCAAGAGCCTACTATCAAAGGTACAGATTGCCAACCCTTGCAGAGGATTCAGGGCTTGTGGTACCTTCTTTGGGAGGTTATCCAGGTATATACTCCTCCAGGTTTCATAGCATAGACTTTGGCGGTGTAGAACACGGCAAGGACCCAGATAGAGCAAACATAAAGAAGCTTCTTAGACTGATGGAGAACGTAGAAGACAGAAGAGCTTATTACTACGCTTGCGTTGTTTTGTACATAGGAGATGGAGGTGTCTTTGCAGAAGGGAGGTGTGAAGGTGCTATCAGTAGAGAGGAAAAGGGGTCTTACGGTTTTGGTTACGATCCTGTGTTTATACCAGAAGGCTACAACAAGACCATGGCCGAGCTACCACCAGAGGAAAAAAACCGTATATCGCATAGAAGGAGAGCCTTGACGAGACTTCTGGAGGTACTAAGATGGAAATAA
- a CDS encoding radical SAM protein, translated as MRLRILEGHLPSFLEDLEVDEKLLRELEEGFLIRERNFGNKVFFHSPGFKHYEVEDFKVTTGPKFVDISITGRNCELMCDHCASKILWHMIPATTPEELWKVANDLKSKGIDGILISGGSDKDGRVPLDPFFDVMKRIKDELGLLLTCHVGLVDEIQAKGLKEVGVDAVLLDIIGDDETIAQVYKLPHRSVKDYKESLRILKDYGHNIVPHVIIGLHYGRVKGEYRAIDIIAEYEPAALVLVVIMPYFGKARFQLLPPPSAEESARVILYARRAIPNRPIVIGCARPAGPERVKLDFYALVAGVNGITFPAEGIVTYAKSLGLQPVVSPNCCSTVFMPL; from the coding sequence ATGCGGCTAAGGATTTTGGAGGGGCATCTCCCCTCCTTCTTAGAAGACTTAGAGGTAGATGAGAAATTATTAAGGGAGCTTGAGGAAGGGTTTTTAATAAGAGAAAGGAATTTTGGAAATAAGGTTTTCTTCCATAGTCCTGGTTTTAAACACTACGAGGTGGAAGACTTTAAGGTTACCACAGGGCCAAAGTTTGTAGACATATCCATAACGGGAAGGAACTGTGAGCTTATGTGCGACCACTGTGCGTCTAAGATACTCTGGCATATGATCCCTGCAACCACGCCGGAGGAACTTTGGAAAGTGGCCAATGATCTTAAATCCAAAGGAATAGATGGGATCCTCATATCTGGTGGTTCTGATAAAGATGGAAGGGTTCCCCTTGATCCCTTCTTCGATGTCATGAAAAGGATAAAGGATGAGCTTGGACTCCTGCTTACCTGTCATGTAGGCCTTGTGGATGAGATACAAGCCAAAGGTTTAAAAGAGGTAGGTGTTGATGCCGTACTGCTTGACATAATAGGAGACGATGAGACCATAGCTCAGGTTTACAAGCTTCCGCACAGAAGCGTGAAGGATTACAAGGAGTCTTTGAGGATTCTAAAGGATTACGGGCACAACATAGTTCCTCACGTCATAATAGGGCTACACTATGGACGGGTAAAAGGAGAGTACAGAGCTATAGACATTATAGCGGAGTATGAACCAGCTGCTCTCGTTCTCGTGGTGATAATGCCTTACTTTGGGAAAGCTAGGTTTCAGCTTTTACCACCACCTTCCGCCGAAGAGTCCGCTCGTGTGATACTTTACGCTAGAAGAGCCATACCCAACAGGCCCATAGTTATTGGTTGTGCAAGGCCTGCTGGTCCTGAAAGGGTAAAGCTAGACTTCTATGCACTCGTGGCTGGAGTAAATGGTATCACCTTCCCTGCTGAGGGTATAGTCACCTACGCTAAGTCCCTAGGGCTCCAACCTGTAGTGTCTCCCAACTGCTGTTCTACGGTTTTCATGCCTTTATGA
- a CDS encoding glycine cleavage system protein H, whose translation MAVVNGCNIPEDLLYDVDAQANAFTWARDNGDGTYTIGLTSVAAAMAGRLVAYTPKKPGKTVERRKSVATIESGKWVGPVPSPLSGEIVEINEALKANPALVNDDPYGQGWIAKIKPTNPDEVNSLLKGQAAVEALTKVMNEKGIKCG comes from the coding sequence ATGGCTGTAGTGAACGGTTGCAACATACCGGAGGATCTTCTTTACGATGTAGATGCCCAAGCTAATGCCTTCACTTGGGCTAGAGACAACGGAGACGGGACCTATACTATAGGTCTCACTTCTGTAGCTGCTGCTATGGCAGGAAGGCTTGTGGCTTACACACCCAAGAAACCTGGCAAGACTGTAGAAAGACGCAAGAGCGTAGCTACCATAGAGAGCGGGAAGTGGGTCGGACCAGTGCCTTCACCTCTATCTGGTGAGATAGTAGAGATAAATGAAGCTCTAAAGGCTAACCCAGCTCTGGTCAACGATGATCCTTACGGACAAGGGTGGATAGCCAAGATAAAACCCACCAATCCAGATGAAGTAAACAGCCTTCTGAAGGGTCAGGCAGCCGTTGAAGCTCTTACCAAGGTGATGAACGAGAAGGGCATCAAATGCGGCTAA
- a CDS encoding DsrE family protein, whose product MKVIILMTSGPRTPWRCAAPFYIAALLAANEAEVEMFFNMDGTNLLRKGVAERIVPGEPNCLSTNGKKLKTVYDFMKDAKQAGVRFLSCKQAVDSLGLTKEDLIPELDDIVPASEFAIRALEYDKVLIF is encoded by the coding sequence ATGAAGGTGATAATCCTTATGACCAGCGGCCCAAGAACTCCGTGGAGATGTGCTGCACCCTTTTACATAGCTGCACTCTTGGCTGCCAACGAGGCAGAAGTGGAGATGTTTTTTAACATGGATGGTACCAATCTTCTCAGAAAAGGAGTAGCAGAGAGGATAGTGCCAGGAGAACCCAATTGCCTTTCTACAAACGGTAAGAAACTTAAGACTGTCTACGATTTCATGAAGGATGCAAAGCAGGCAGGGGTGAGGTTCCTATCTTGTAAACAGGCGGTGGATTCTTTAGGACTCACCAAGGAAGACCTCATACCTGAGCTAGATGATATAGTTCCTGCTAGTGAGTTTGCTATACGTGCTTTAGAATACGATAAGGTATTGATCTTCTAA
- a CDS encoding thioredoxin family protein encodes MGAKDKHVILLVSQWCATCPDADQLWRKLQQEYGFKYEVLDVAQPEGRMWAKKLMVRSVPSTIIDGKLTFVGVPEEAEARKAIES; translated from the coding sequence TGATACTGTTGGTGTCTCAGTGGTGTGCTACGTGTCCCGATGCTGATCAGCTCTGGAGAAAATTACAGCAAGAGTATGGGTTTAAGTATGAGGTCCTTGATGTAGCTCAGCCGGAAGGCAGGATGTGGGCAAAAAAGCTGATGGTAAGGAGTGTCCCTTCCACCATAATAGACGGAAAGCTTACCTTTGTAGGAGTACCGGAGGAAGCTGAGGCAAGGAAGGCTATAGAGTCATGA